The genomic DNA ACACGAAATGCTCGGGAACCAGCCCGAATCCTTTACACCCCTAGACTACATTTGGTTAGACTACATTTGGTTAGGCGTAATGTAAATatgtaatctagcttgtaatgtaattcaatttgtaatgtaatgtaatattgagtacattactatgtttggtaatataatgtatgtaatctttaatTACAatgatgattacattcttttatttaatgtcaaatatttttataaggaatataattcacattattataaaatgacaaaagtaTTCTGTGACCTCTGTCGGAGGCAACGGCTGATGGCGGCGGCGGCCGCACCTTTGCTGGAGCTGGAGGTTACGGCCAGCGGCGCTGGCTGACGATGCCTGGAGGTGGTGGCAACTGGTGGCGACGATGTCGGTGACAGGCTATGGCGGCCGATGGTTGAGGGTGCTCGGAGGTGGCTACCGGAGGTGGCTGCCGACGGTGGCGACTAGTGGCGGCCGGTGGTCGAGGGTGCTGGGAGGTGGCTGCCGGCAGTGGCGGCTGGTGGCTAGCGATAGTGGTTGACGGCGGTGCCTGGAGGCAACCAGCAGTGGTCGGCGACGGCGGTGCCCGAAGGCGGCCAGCGGCGACGCTCGGAGGCGACTGGTGGCAACGCTCGGAGGTGGCTGGCGGCAGCGCTCGGAGGTGGCTGGCGGTAGCGCCCGGAGGCGGCTGGCGGCGGCGTCCGGAGACGACCGGTGGCGCTGCTCGGAGGCGGCGGTCAGTGGCACCGGTGACGCCAAAGGCGACAGGCGACGACAGCGATAACGCTTGAAGGTGGTGGCTGGCGGTGGTGCCCGTAGGTGGTGGCCAACGATGGTGCCTAAAGGCGGCTCCCGGTAGCGACGGCGGAAACGACGTCGGTGACTGATTGATGCCAAAAATGGACTAAGGGaatatttgacatttaaattttagttaaacgaTGACCTCATAATATAATCGGATTATATGGTGTTGGCCTTATAATTCAGATTACAAAACTTTATTAGCttttgtaatctagattataTTAAAGCTTTAAAATtataccaaacaaaataatcaatacTAATATAATcctgaaattttttttatcaaaggtaAATAGATGGAAtggaagaaaatatatacaagcTAAAAAGTGCGGTCGGTCCAACGCGTCATGTCTAAACAGATGCTGGATCGGTGTAGAGTCGTGTTGTACCTTGTAGGCATGATGTATGCACAAATACACCAACCTACATCACTATCAAACAAGATCAACAACAAACAATCTCACAGACGATACTAACATACATCACATCATTGCCACTAATGTGGTGTCATCATCATCGCTGCGATCTCATCTGTCTatggctgctcctcctcctggcTACTGTCCCAATCATCCTCCGAGCCGGCTGCACCGCGCACCGGCAGCCACCTCAGTGGTCCTCCAATCACAATAAAGGGTAGCTTCCATGCCCGCA from Zingiber officinale cultivar Zhangliang chromosome 4A, Zo_v1.1, whole genome shotgun sequence includes the following:
- the LOC121972995 gene encoding MAGE-like protein 2, producing MRQVLEIYLNWNLLWIISITGCSLCPHGSAWEMAGAKSIFGINQSPTSFPPSLPGAAFRHHRWPPPTGTTASHHLQALSLSSPVAFGVTGATDRRLRAAPPVVSGRRRQPPPGATASHLRALPPATSERCHQSPPSVAAGRLRAPPSPTTAGCLQAPPSTTIASHQPPLPAATSQHPRPPAATSRHRRQPPPVATSEHPQPSAAIACHRHRRHQLPPPPGIVSQRRWP